One Miscanthus floridulus cultivar M001 chromosome 11, ASM1932011v1, whole genome shotgun sequence DNA window includes the following coding sequences:
- the LOC136493049 gene encoding serine/threonine-protein kinase-like protein CCR4 produces the protein MSPPPPRRHLLSLLALVALFPPFLLASSSSFPLSTIAIAAVSTANATTSPHNLACALVPCGNETDYQISCASVSNRSAEPRNYSYGGAGGGSTPFSAVVSGDGYLCCAGPTVSPPMALRWWDLKDSKEPSKRVYWGKALSAVSGGGEYVCGLVDERIQCWRWSSGTFPKSLRFSAVAVGGGFVCGLAKGSGEVKCLGGRKAVRREPKGSHAMLAAGERHACAVKADSGEVVCWGEAAAVAAASPSPTVVGRSVSSLAVGDAITCVLWGNWTVACWPPEEAAPPRAVAQQQFVALEARGKVVCGVLMSDYSLVCWGPGVSAEAAGGVSRVFDRVLPGPCAPLTSCTCGVWSGSAPLCGGGAGYAAVCYPCGYSPQLMVSTPPTSNSSASSHTRLKRRHLTIALVSAGIGLGVLAAIAAVVVVYCLRRRRSAISQDPGRIHAEPIGPAPRVERRLSALLSKGSNTTVEQFPLVALRAVTDGFCPSHRIGSGSFGVVYRASLPDGREVAIKRAERRDPGAASSSVAARRANNHEVAFVSELSLLSRVNHKNLVRLLGFCADGGERILVYEYMPNGTLHDHLHKRPAPLSPPLASWPARLRLALGAARGIEYMHTYAVPPIIHRDIKSPNILLDDAWTAKVSDFGLSLLINDLSGGDGCNADGSDDDEPCMTAGTVGYMDPEYYRLQHLTVKSDVYSFGVVLLELLSGCKVILRFEGSGTPKNVVDVTVPHIEADRVHRVLDARLPLPTPGEMEAVAYVGYLASDCVRPSGRDRPTMSEVVGVLERAVAACEEHDDGGEAVLSRSCTDGSTT, from the coding sequence ATGTCTCCACCTCCACCCCGCCGCCACCTCCTAAGCCTCCTCGCTCTCGTCGCCCTCTTCCCACCgttcctcctcgcctcctcctcctccttcccgcTCTCCACCATCGCCATCGCCGCCGTCAGCACCGCCAACGCTACCACCTCCCCGCACAACCTCGCATGCGCGCTCGTCCCCTGCGGGAACGAGACGGACTACCAGATCTCCTGCGCCAGCGTCTCCAACCGCTCCGCCGAGCCCCGCAACTACTCTTacggcggcgccggcggtggcAGCACGCCGTTCTCCGCCGTCGTCTCCGGAGATGGGTACCTCTGCTGTGCCGGACCGACTGTTTCCCCTCCGATGGCCTTGCGGTGGTGGGACCTGAAAGACAGCAAGGAGCCGTCCAAGCGGGTGTACTGGGGCAAGGCGCTGTCCGCGGTGTCCGGCGGCGGAGAGTACGTGTGCGGGCTCGTGGACGAGAGGATACAGTGCTGGAGGTGGTCGTCCGGCACGTTCCCGAAGAGCCTGCGGTTCTCGGCCGTTGCTGTGGGCGGCGGGTTCGTGTGCGGGCTGGCGAAGGGCTCCGGCGAGGTGAAGTGTCTCGGCGGCCGGAAAGCAGTGAGGCGGGAGCCGAAGGGGAGCCACGCCATGCTCGCCGCGGGAGAGCGGCACGCGTGCGCGGTGAAGGCGGATAGCGGCGAGGTGGTGTGCTGGGGTGAggccgcggcggtggcggccgcGTCGCCGTCGCCGACGGTAGTGGGGCGCTCGGTGTCGTCGCTGGCGGTGGGCGACGCGATCACGTGCGTGCTGTGGGGGAACTGGACCGTCGCGTGCTGGCCGCCGGAGGAGGCGGCGCCGCCGCGGGCGGTGGCGCAGCAGCAGTTCGTCGCGCTGGAGGCCAGGGGGAAGGTGGTGTGCGGGGTGCTCATGTCCGACTACTCGCTCGTGTGCTGGGGCCCCGGCGTGTCGGCCGAAGCCGCGGGCGGGGTGAGCAGAGTGTTCGACCGCGTGCTGCCGGGCCCCTGCGCGCCGTTGACGTCGTGCACGTGCGGCGTCTGGTCGGGCTCCGCGCCTCTCTGTGGCGGCGGCGCAGGATACGCAGCCGTCTGCTACCCCTGCGGCTACAGTCCGCAGCTGATGGTGTCGACGCCTCCTACTTCGAACTCGTCGGCGAGCTCTCACACGAGGTTGAAGCGGCGGCACCTCACGATCGCGTTGGTCAGTGCCGGAATCGGCTTGGGAGTGCTTGCCGCCATCGCCGCGGTGGTGGTGGTCTACTGCCTTCGCCGGCGACGGAGCGCCATCTCTCAGGACCCCGGACGCATCCACGCCGAACCGATTGGTCCGGCGCCGCGCGTGGAGCGCCGGCTCAGCGCGCTGCTCTCCAAGGGCTCGAACACGACGGTGGAGCAGTTCCCGCTGGTGGCGCTCCGGGCCGTCACGGACGGCTTCTGTCCGTCCCACCGCATCGGCTCCGGCAGCTTCGGCGTCGTGTACCGCGCGTCCCTTCCCGACGGGCGCGAGGTCGCCATCAAGCGCGCGGAGCGCCGCGACCCCGGCGCGGCGTCCTCCTCCGTGGCAGCGCGACGCGCCAACAACCACGAGGTGGCATTCGTCTCCGAGCTGTCGCTCCTCTCCCGCGTGAACCACAAGAACCTCGTCCGCCTCCTCGGCTTCTGCGCCGACGGCGGCGAGCGCATCCTCGTGTACGAGTACATGCCCAACGGCACCCTCCACGACCACCTCCACAAGCGGCCCGCGCCGCTCTCCCCGCCGCTCGCGTCGTGGCCGGCGCGCCTCCGACTCGCGCTGGGCGCCGCGCGCGGCATCGAGTACATGCACACCTACGCCGTGCCGCCCATCATCCACCGCGACATCAAGTCCCCCAACATCCTCCTCGACGACGCCTGGACGGCCAAGGTCTCCGACTTCGGCCTCTCGCTGCTCATCAACGACCTGAGCGGCGGCGACGGATGCAATGCCGACGGCAGCGACGACGACGAGCCGTGCATGACGGCCGGCACGGTGGGGTACATGGACCCGGAGTACTACCGGCTGCAGCACCTGACGGTCAAgagcgacgtgtacagcttcgggGTGGTGCTGCTGGAGCTGCTCTCCGGGTGCAAGGTGATCCTGCGGTTCGAGGGGAGCGGCACGCCCAAGAACGTCGTGGACGTCACCGTGCCGCACATCGAGGCGGACCGCGTGCACCGGGTGCTCGACGCGCGGCTCCCGCTGCCGACGCCGGGGGAGATGGAGGCCGTCGCCTACGTCGGGTACCTGGCCTCGGACTGCGTGCGGCCATCCGGGCGCGACCGGCCCACCATGAGCGAGGTGGTTGGCGTGCTCGAGCGCGCTGTGGCGGCGTGCGAGGAGCACGACGACGGCGGTGAGGCAGTGCTGTCGCGGTCGTGCACCGATGGGTCCACCACGTGA